The segment CCTTCACCAACTGGTGGTCTTAATACCTTAAGGGGTTTGCCAGTCCTTAATTCCCATATCCTTATTGTCTTGTCATCTGAGCCAGTTACAAGGAACCTCTCATCTTTGTCTATGCTGATTCTTCTAATCACCGCAGTATGCATGCCTGTCTCAATCCTTAAGATTGGATCCGATGGAGGCTCAGATGCAAGACAATCAAAAATATTGATAATAGTAATTATAAAGAAAAGAAGAAAAAATTTGGTAAGCCCTTTCAAATTCATTTTTACCTCCTACGAGTATCAACTCCAAAAGCTATATTTATACCGATAAATCTTTTTAGGTTATCTTAATTAAAAGTATACAAATAAAATAAAAAAATCAAAGAAAAAGTTTGTGCCATCTTCTCATTTATAAATAATGAATGATTTTCGGAGAACCGAGAAGCGGAAAACGTTTGAAAGTAGGAACTTAAAACGTGAAACGTGAAAAAGTAAAACGTAGAAGTTAAAACCTTGAACGTTGAACATAGAACATTCTTATAGTAATGCTCTTTTTTCATGGATGTTTGCTTATTCCTGTGATTTTGGATCCAGAATATCTCTTAGACCCTCTCCGGTGAGGTTAAACCCAAGAACGGCAAGAAGGATGCATATCCCGGGGAAAAATGACAGCCACCAGGCAAACATGATATTCTCTTTTCCGGATGTGATGATGTTTCCCCATGATGGTGTGGGGGGCTGTACCCCCAGTCCTAAAAAGCTGAGGGCAGATTCTACAAGTATGGAGCTGGCAACGCCGAGTGTAGCCGAAACGAGTATTGGGGAGGCAACATTAGGTAATATATGCTTAAAAAGTATCACTCTTTTTTTTAGCCCCGCAACTTTTGCGGCGGTGATATAATCCCGCTCGGTGATACTCATTGTTTCTGCTCTTACCATGCGGGCTACACCCATCCAGCTTGTTATCCCTATTACGATCATTATGTTGTAAATGGATGGTTTTAAAAAAGCAATCACCGCAAGTATCAAAAAAAATGTGGGAAAACAGAGGGCGATGTCCACTATCTTCATCAAAATCAGATCTGTAAAACCTTTAAAATAACCAGAAAATAAGCCAACTATCGTCCCAATAAAAACCGATATCCCCACAGATATAAATCCCACAGAAAGGGAGATTCGAGTGCCATATACCACTCTACTGAAGACATCTCTGCCCAATTCATCTGTACCAAAGAGATTTTTTAAAGATGGCGGGTTTAAGATATTCATGAGATCTATTTCTGAAGGGTCATAAGGTGCTATAATAGGGGCAAAAATGGCAACAATTGAAAAAAAGATTATTATCGATATACCGGTGATAAATAGTTTATTTCTTTTTACCATACCTTATCCTTGGATCTGCGATTGCATAAGATATGTCGGCTATAAGATTTCCTAAAAGTGTCAAAAAAGATCCTATTACAAGTATCCCCATTATCACCGGATAGTCCCTCATCATTACCGCCTGATAGAAAAGCTGCCCCATACCTGGTATAGAAAATACAGATTCAAAAATTACACTTCCACCAATCAGACCGGGTATCGATAAGCCTAATATTGTAATTACCGGCAAAAGGGCGTTTCTTAGGGCATGTTTGAATATCACGGTGTTTTTACCTAACCCCCTTGCATAGGCGGCTGTGATGTAATCTTCGTTTATCGCATCCATCATACTGCTTTTTATAAATCTGCTAAGACCGGCAATACCACCAAATACAGAAATCCCCACTGGAAGTATAGAATGCCAGATTACATCGTAGATCTTTTCTAAGGTGGAAAAATCTTCAAATTCGTATGATGTTAGTCCGGATATGGGTAGCCACCCTTTGATTACACCAAAATAGTATGCACAAAGTATCGCCAGCCAGAATGTAGGTATCGCAAAACCTATGTAAACTATTACGGTAGTTATCTTGTCAAATAATGAATTTCTGTAGACGGCAGACAGGACACCTATTGGGATGGAGATGATGATCACAAGTATCATTGATACGAGATTAAGGTATAAAGTCACCGGAAGCCTTTCGGCGATTTTAGTTAAAACAGGTTTCTGGTCAGAGGCAAAGGAGTTTCCAAAATCCAATCTTGATAATTTTTTCAGCCATATCCAGTACCTTTCTAAAACCGGTTTGTCAAGCTGGTACATATTTATAAATTTTTGATAAGCCGTTTCAGATATTTTTGGGTTCATTGATGACAAAAACTGTGCAGGATTACCCGGAGCCAGATTGACGACTATGAAGGATATCAGAGTTATCCCGATGAGCATCGGAATCATTTCTAATAATCTTTTAACTATATAGGTTAGCATACCTACCTTGTAAGTTTGTATCTTCTCTGGTCTTTTTCCACATACCAGTCGATAAAGTTGTGCATTATACCGGCTGGAGCTTCCTCCACATTCTTAAACCTTTTGTGTAATGCTATGAGGGCTTTTGGGTAAAAAAGGAATGTATAGGGCTGATCCTCCGCAAGTATCTGGGATATCTTGTGGTAAATCTTTAACCTCTTTTGCACGTCAAATTCCAGTCTTCCTTCTTCAATTAATTTATCAACCTCTTTATTCTGATAGCAGATAAAATTCAAATTTTTTCCACCACATCTTGAAGAATGCCATACATCATAAGGATCCGGCTCCATCGGGATAGTCCAGCCGAGAATTACCACGTCGAAATTTCTTTTGTCGATATATTCCGTAATAAATGTCGCCCACTCAAGTATCCTTATCTCAACTTTTATACCGATCTTCTTCCATGTATGCTGGATAATCTCTGCTATTGAGCTTCTCGTGGTATTCCCTTGATTTGTCGTTATCGTGATTATAAATGGGACTCCATCTTTTTCCACTATCCCATCTTTATTCTTATCTTCAAATCCAGCTTCTTTTAGCAAAAGTTTTGCTTTTTCAAGGTCGTAATTATACTTTGTGACATTATCTGTGTACCAGATGGTGCCTGGCTTAAAAGGGCCATCTGCCGGAATCCCCAGACCAAATAATACCCCTTTTATGATATCCTCTTTTGGGGTGGCATAGGACAATGCCTGCCTTACTCTTTTATCCTGAAGGAATCTATGTTTTAAATTATATCCGATGTATGTGTAGGAGTTTGATAGGTAGCTATATTTATTGTAATCGCTAACAAATCTTGGGTTTGACGTTTGTTTTGCAAATTGTAGAGGTGATAGACCCATCAGATCTATATTTTTGTTTAAAAGCTCTAAAAACATCGTGGAGGTATCCGGGATTATCTTCATCGTATATCTGTCCAGATTTGGTCTACCCTCGTAGTAATTGTCGTAGGCTTCAAGTGTAACGGAATGTCCGGCTTTCCATTCTTTGAATTTATATGGTCCAGTTCCGATTGGAGAACGCTGAAGTTCTGACTTTGTAATGGTTACACCTTTTAATTTATGGTAGGGAAGGATTCCTATTGTCCAGCTGGATAGGGCAGGGGCATAGGCAGTTTTATAATATACTTTTATAGTGTAGTCATCAGGGGTTTCCACTTTGTCTATGATTCTAAAGTCTGAGTCGTAGGCTGTGGGGGTATTGTTATCCACGATCGTTTCATAGGTGAATTTTACATCTTTTGAAGTAAATTCTGTACCGTCGTGCCATTTCACCCCTTTTCTCAAATGAAAAGTAATTACCTTCTTATCATCGGAAACTTCCCATTTATATGCTAAATCGCCAGTAAGATTGAGATTTTTATCATATTTTAACAGTCCATTATATATGAGCCCTGCAATGGCGTGGGATGAAGAATCGGTGGCAAGTATAGGGATGAGGTTGCTTGGCTCTCCGATGCTACCCTCTATTATGGAATCTCCAAATTTTGCAGAATCTGTTTTTCTTTTGACAGCATCTTCCCTTTCTTTGCCGCACCCCAAAATGAGAGTAGATGCTATGAGTATTAAAATACCTAATTTTTTAAGCATTTATAAAACCTAAAATAAGCTTTATTTGCTTTCTGTGGGGACAACCGGCTTATTTTGTGGTATGGTTTTTACAGGAGTGTCCTGCAATTTATTTACTATTGAGCTACCTGCTTTACCAGAGGATGACATTATGGTAAGTGTGATGGATGTGGTAAAAAAAAGGATAACAAGAATAGTTGTAATTTTTGTCATTATATTTTCTGGTGTGCCGGGTCCAAACATGTCGGATGAACCTCCACCAAATGCTTCTTTCAAGCTTGATCCCTTGCCTGATTGAATGAGTATTGCAAGGATCAATAAAATGGTAAAAAAGATATGAAATCCCAAAACTATTGCATACATTGATACACCTCAAACTTTTAAGTTTTTATCATCTTTTTCATAATATCAACTTTTCTAATCAAATGTCAACAAAAAAAGGGGATTATGATTCACTAAATGCTTTTAGCAAATCCCCCAGCGAAACTATCCCCACAAGCTTATCCCCTTCCAGCACGGGAACTCGGTGTATGTATTTGTAGAGAAATATTTTTGCCACATCTTTTATGTCTGTATCGGGAGTTACCGTAATGGCTGGTGAAGACATCACAGTCTTGACAGGTGGATCTGTGAGTTCTTTTACATCCACCAGAGGGATTTTGTCGGCATCATTTAAAATATCGGGTAATCTGTTTAATAAATCGGTTTCGCTGAATACCCCCACCACTTCCCCATTGTCGTTTAAAACGGGTACACCGGTGATTTTTTTTTCTCTCAATCTTAATGTTACTTCTCTAATCGATTCATCTTCATGGGCTGTAATAACATTTGTTTTCATAATCTCTTTTACTTTCATCTATCCTCCACACTACATCTGCATTGCAATCTCTTTTAATAAATCCCTCAGAATGCCACCATCTGCACCTTTTGGTAGCACCCTGACAAATTTTATCTCCTGAGGAAGTACCACTTCCCCTAATTCTTCCAGTATCGTTTCATGTATTTCATTCATGATCCTTTTGTGTAAACTCTCATCAACTTTCCTGTGCAGAACACAAAAAGCCACCATCGTGTCCCCTCGCTTTTCATCATTAAGTATAACTATAGCAGATTCTTTCACAAATCTATTTTTGTTGATGGCTTCTTCCACCTGTGAGAGATTTATCCGCTTACCTGATATATGTATTACATTATCTATCCTTCCTGCAAGATAAAAATTATTGTTCTCGTCAAAATATGCGCTATCACCTGTTCTAAAGACATATTTATTGCTGTAATTTTTCCAGAATGTTTTAAAAAATAGATCTTCATCGTGGCATAGTTTCATACACATGGATGGGATTGGGTATTCAAGCATGAGTAAACCTTTCAAATTTGGGTATTCAATTTTCGATTTTGTGATGCTGTCATAAATACCCAGATGTACACCAGGGAAGGATATACCCACAGAGTCTTTTTTGATATCAGAAAATCCGGGAATCTGCGCTGCTATTGCTCCACCCAATTCGGTGACAGAATAGATATTTAGTATTGGGATACTTTTATTTGCAATCTTTTTATAAGTCCAATCCAGGACCTCTTCTTCGATAGGTTCACCACCAAGAAAAAGTAGTTCCAGAGACGATGTATGGGAGTATACTTTCTTTTTCATATCAGCATTCATGAGTGTTTTCATTATTCTTGGGGTGGTATAACACTTATTTATCTTATACCTCTCTAAAATACCGTAAAACCTTTTGGCATTTTCAAATGTTATATTATCCTCAAACATTACTGTTGTGGAACCAGTTAGTAATGGACCATAAATGCCGTAGGAATGTCCATTAATCCAGGATATATCTGATGTATTCCAGAAGGTGTCGTTGTCATCAGGATCAAAGAGGACAGTGTAAATAAAATGTGTCCAGGCTAAGTAGCCGCCAATGTTGTATACGAGCCCTTTTGGCTCATTGAAATGAGTGGAGGTAACCATGATAAATAGAGGGTCGTTGCTATCCACGATATTTTTTTCTAAAGAGGATGCATCTTTAAAATCTGTGTCACTGAGCAGGTCGTGGTACCACAAATCCCTGATCGGTTTCATATGTGTTTTTTTTGGTATCCTCTCCACAACAATTACATGTTTTGGTTGGTGGGTTGATTTTTTTAGGGCCTCATCCACCTTCGATTTTATATCTATCTCTGTACCTGCAAGGCTGTAATCGGTTGTGATGATTATAGTTGGCTGGCAATCATTTATCCTATCTGCAAGGGCATCAGGTGAGTAGGAATAATGATACAACGTATGAACTGCTCCAATCCTTATCGATGCAAGCATTGAAATTACAGCTTCGGGAACATTTGGTAGATATATTAAAATCCTATCATTCTTTTTAACTCCCAGTTTTTTTAATGCATAGGCAAATTTAAGCATTTCAAAGTGAAGTGATTGGTAGGTAAATATCCTTTCGGTGTAATCAGATCCGCGCCATATAATTGCTGCTTTGTTTTTTTTGTTTGAATTTAGATGTTTACCCAGAAGATTGTGGATGGGATCCAATTTACCATTTACGTAAAATGCAAATTTGGGGTTATGTTTTATATCAAGTATAGTGTTGTATGGGGTTTCCCAGATAAGATATTTTTCACCTATGTAATCAAAAAGTTTTATCGTATCTAACCTGTAGAGATCTTTTAATGTGTCTCTACTGATGACTTTTCTTGTATAATTCTGATTAAGTTCATTTATCTTGTCGTATATCATATCATTTTCCTAAAACAGTGTTTTTATATTAGTAGAATATTTTGAGATAAAATTCAAGGGTTTATTTAAAAATAGTTTATTTTTATAGATTTTTCTACTATAATGCTTACATGAAAGCTTTGGATATTTTTAAAAGGTTTCTTTTGAATCTTGTTCTTACCTTCTTTTATATGGTTAGCAATGATATTCTTCTTTTCAATGCTGCGATTACCTATTATGCTCTTTTGTCGTTTATCCCTATGTTGTTGATTTTTGGATTGGTCCTGAGGAAGATTTTTCTGTATTTCCCCCAGTCTGTTCGGTATTTTGAAGAGATGATGGGGACGGTAGATATTGAAATGCTTGAATATGTTAATATATTAGGGCTAATAAAGGAGTCTAATGTCGCTGGGTTCGGTATATTCGGTATTCTTTCGATCTTTTTGACGTCAACAATCTTTTTGAGGTCCATAAATACCGTTTTCAAAAAAATATTTAGAATTAAGTCAGTAAAGGAAACGATTTTGCATAGTCTCATGCCATTCTTTGTTTATTTTTCATTTTTAGTGATTATAATCATTCTTTTATTGTCAAAAGTCGCACTATTATTTCTGGAAAACTTTTTGGTGTTTTATGTTGATATCGATCTTTCATATCCCATTTTGATTCTTGAGAAATTTTCTTTTTTACCTTTATTGTTTTTTCTTACACTGCTTTCGATCTCTTATCATTTTCTGTCATTGAGAAGATTAAGCTGGATCGATTCTATAAAACTATCTCTTCTTTTCGGATTTACGATCTATTGCTTTAATATTGCATTTAAGTATTTTTACAATATCTCTTTTTATAATGCAGTTTATGGTGCTTTAAGTTCCTTGATCATCACTCTTGCTTATGTTTATATCTTTTTTCTCTCTTTTCTTTTCTGGTCTCAGTACGGTTTTGTGAAGAATAATTATAAAGGTGTTTTAATAAGGATTTTATTTGAAAGTGCGTTTAATAATCCAAAATCTTTTTTGGTGAAGTTTTTCATGATGATACTTAAAGATAGAGCTTTTTTCGGTAAATCTGTTACTGTAGAAATTTTAAAAACTAATTACGATTATGCCATCCTATTGGATGGAACACTTGAGCTGGTTGACGATAATGGTTTGTCTATATATCTATCAAAATATGATTTTTTTAAGATTAATGATATATCTGGAAATGTAAATTTTATCCCTTCTGAGGATTGCATTATTTTAATTTTCGATCAAGAAGAAAAACTTTTTCTGGAAAATGATTCTTCTGCTGCATCGGCTATTTTTAAATCAAGTGAAAAGGTACTTATCTTATAATAGGATAACAGTTTTTTAATATTAATGACGTTAAAAAAAGATTCAACTTTACTTGACATTATTTTATTATGAATATAAAAGGTATATTTAAAATTATCCGGAGATAGCTTATGTCAGACAGACGTGTTAATGTGGGTATCGTAGGTTACGGGACCGTTGGAAAAGGCACAGTTAATGTCCTTATAGATAATGCTAATGTTATAAAAGAGAAAACCGGAATCGACATCTTTGTGAAATCAGTGGCAGATTTGAAGATTAATGAGTTTGACGACCAATTCTTAAGGAAGGTGCCGAACAAATACACCGATGCCGATATGATAATTAATGATCCTGTTATCGATATAGTTGTGGAGCTTATAGGTGGTTATAACGCTGCTAAAAAGGTTATACTTGATGCAATTGAAAAAAAGAAACATGTGGTGACTGCAAACAAAGCCCTTCTGGCGGTTTACGGTACAGAGATTTTCAAAAAAGCTGAAGAGAAATCTGTTCAACTTGGTTTTGAAGGTAGCGTTGGTGGTGGTATCCCAATTATAAAGGTCTTAAAAGAGGATCTGGCGGCTAATAACATAAAAGAGATTTATGGCATAATTAATGGTACCGCTAACTATATACTCACAAGAATGGAGAAAGAAGGGAAGGAGTTTGATGAGGTTTTAAAGGATGCCCAGAGACTTGGGTATGCAGAAGCTGATCCTACTTTTGACATTGAGGGGATCGATACCGCCCACAAGATTACAATTTTATCATCCATTGCTTTTAATACCATAATCCCTTTCGATAAGGTTTTTGTGGAGGGGATTTCAAGTATAAAGCAGGTTGATATCGATTTTGCAAAAAAGTTAAATTGTAAGATCAAACTTTTGGCAATAGCTAAAAAGCATGAAAACGATATTGAGGTTAGAGTTCACCCAACGATGATACCCGAAAGGTATATCCTTTCAAAGGTTGAAAATGTGTTTAACGCCATTTATCTTGTTTCTGATAAACTGGATAGAACTATACATTATGGTAGAGGGGCGGGTGGTTTGCCCACAGGTAGTGCGGTGGCTGGTGATATTATATCCATAGCGAGAGATATTATCTGTGGTTGTCATAAGAGGGTTCCGGTGCTTGGCTTTACTAAAGAGTACAGGTCATATTTCCCTGTAAAAAATATTGATGACATCAGGTCATCTTTTTATCTAAGGTTTATGGCTCTAGATAAGCCTGGTGTGTTATCGAAGATTGCTGGAGTTCTTGGTAAATACAATATAAGTATCAGTGCTGCTATTCAGCCGGGTGATTATTCTCCTGGTGACGTTGTTCCGCTTGTTTTCATGACTCATGAGACTATTGGACGTCATGTTTCAGATGCCGTAAGAGAGATAGATTCTATGGAATATGTGAAAAGTAAGACCGTTGTAATACGGGTAGAAGGGGCTCATAGGGGTTGATATGAAATATTTTGTGCTTTTGTGTGATGGAATGAGTGATTATGAGATACCCGAGCTGGGTAATAAAACAATACTCGAATTTGCCAATACTTCAAATTTTGATTTGATCGCTAAAGATGGCTGCTGCGGTTTTATAAAGACCACTCCAGATGGGATGTATCCAGGTAGTGATATATGTAATTTATCAATTTTTGGGTATAATCCTGCGGAGGTTTACACCGGGAGAAGTCCAATAGAGGCTGCAAGTATTGGGGTGGAGCTTGGAGAAAATGATTTCGCCTTCAGGTGCAATCTTGTTACCCTATCTGATGATGGTGAGGTCATGGAGGATTTTACCGCTCATCACATAGATAACGATACTGCAAGAGGTATCATTTATAAATTACAGGAAGAGTTTAAAGATGATTCCATAGAGTTTTATGCCGGGGTAGGGTACAGGAATCTTATGGTGATAAGAAATGCCGATTTTAGGCTAAAAACTACACCACCCCATGATATTATTGGAAAAGAGATCGATGATTACCTCCCTAAAGGAGAGGGTACTGATATCATTCTTAATATTATGAAAAGAGGTGCTGAGGTTGTAAAATCGGTTAAAAGTTCCGCCAATGCTATATGGCTTTGGGGGGAAGGGAAGAAACCATCTTTGAAAAGTTTTAAATCGGTGTACGGACTTGATGGGGCTGTTATTTCTGCAGTTGACCTTGTAAGGGGAATTGGTAAGCTTGCGGGGATGAAGGTGATAGATGTACCCGGTGCTACAGGCTTTATAGATACAAATTATGAGGGTAAAGCTCAGTATGCCATAGAAGCTTTGAAAGAGTGTGATTACGTATTTGTGCACGTGGAGGCACCGGATGAGTCCGGCCACATGGGGAGAATTGATCTAAAAGTAAAATCTGTGGAGGATATAAATAGCAGGATGTTACCTATTATCATGGAAGGGCTAAAATCTTTTGGGGATTATAGAATACTTATTACTCCGGATCACCCAACGCCCATCTCCCTCAGAACCCATGCGGCAGAGCTTGTCCCTGCAATCATAGCTGGAACCGGCGTGGTACCGGATAAGAATAGTTGTTATAATGAAAAGTTGAGTCCATCTTTCATAATAAATGATGGTTATAAGATAGCAGAATATTTTATAAAGAGCAGGTCTATTGGATAAGGAGGCTTAAATGAGCTTGGTAGTTATGAAGTTTGGTGGTACCAGTGTTGGCTCCATCGAAAGGATCAAGAATGTGGCCAGGATTGCAGTTAAAAAGAAAGAAGAGGGGCATGATGTGGTTGTGGTTTCTTCTGCAATGGCAGGGGAAACAGACAGGCTTATCAATCTTCTTAAGGAGATTTCCCCAAAGTATGACTTAAGAGAGTACGACCAGCTTGTTTCCACAGGAGAGACGGCCGCAATCCCATTGGTTACTCAGGCTATTAAAGAGTTGGGTCATGATGCAATATCTTTTACCGGTTTTCAGATAGGTATGATCACAGACGGAGCACACTCCAAAGCACGTATCGTAAAGATAACAGCGGAGAGAATTTTCAAAGCTCTAAAAGAAGGTAAGATTTGTGTTGTGGCTGGTTTCCAGGGTATTTTTCCTGAAACAGGTGATATCACCACACTTGGAAGAGGTGGATCTGACACCACTGCTGTGGCTATTGCTGCCGCAATAAATGCCGATGTATGTGAAATTTATACCGATGTTGATGGGGTTTACACTGCAGACCCAAGGATCGTGAAAAATGCTAAAAAACTTGACAGAATCTCTTATGAAGAGATGCTTGAGCTTGCCTCTCTGGGGGCTAAAGTTTTACAATCAAGATCTGTTGAGCTCGGAATGAAGTATAATGTACCTATTTTAGTTTTATCATCAATTGAAGATAAACCAGGAACTTTAGTAGTTAAGGAGGATAAAGATATGGAAAAAGTTATTGTTTCAGGTGTTACTGCTGATAAGAATCAGGCAAAGATTACAATAGTAGGTGTACCAGACAGACCAGGTATTGCAGCTGAAATATTTGGAAAATTGGCTGAGGCAAACATAAATGTAGATATGATTATTCAAAATGTTGGGCTTGATGGAAAGACAGATCTTTCCTTTACTGTGGCAAAAACAGACCTTTTAAGGGCAATAGATGCATGTGAAGCTGTGAAAACCTCAATTGGTGCATCAAAGGTTGTAAGCGATGAAAATATTGCGAAGGTGTCCATTGTTGGTGTTGGTATGAAGAGTCATGCAGGGGTGGCTGCGAAGATGTTTAAACTTCTTTCTGAAAATAATATAAACATTCAGATGATCTCCACAAGTGAAATTAAAATCTCATGCGTAATTGACGAGAAATTTGCTGAACTTGCCGTGAGAGTATTACATGAAAAATTTGTGGAGGAAGGAGATAATGTCTCGTAAGATATATCTTTATGATACAACATTAAGGGATGGAACTCAGGCGGAGGATGTAAACTTTACCGTACAGGATAAGGTTAGAATTGCTGAAGCTCTGGTGGATTTTGGTATAGATTATATAGAGGGTGGTTGGCCTGGATCCAACCCCCGTGATATAGATTTTTTTAACGAAGTAAAGAAATCTAAAAAAGCCGCAGGTTATGTTGCTGCTTTTGGTAGCACCAGAAGAGCAAAACTATCCTGTGATAGTGATGATAATATTCAGGCTTTACTTCAAAGTGGTGCCCCAACAGTAACGATTTTTGGTAAGACCTGGGATTTGCATGTAAGAGAGGCTCTAAAGATATCCCTGGAAGCAAATCTTGAAATTATTTTTGACTCACTTTCCTATCTCAAAAAAAGAGTAGGCACAGTATTCTATGATGCGGAGCATTTCTTCGATGGTTATAAGGCCAACTCCGAATATGCCATAAAAACGTTAAAAGCTGCCATTGAGGCCAAAGCAGACTGTCTTGTACTCTGTGATACTAATGGTGGTACTATGCCGGATGAGCTTGTGGAAATAATCAATAATGTGAAAAAAGAGATAGGTGATTACCCACTTGGTATCCATTGTCATAACGATAGTGAGTGTGCTGTGGCTAATTCTATATTAGCTGTGAAAAATGGAATAGTACATGTACAGGGTACTATAAATGGCTATGGGGAAAGATGTGGGAATGCAAATCTCTGCTCCATCATTCCAAACCTGCAATTAAAATATGGCTATCAATGTGTAAGTGAAGATCAGCTAAAAAAACTTGTGAAGATTTCAAGGCTGGTTAATGAATTAGGGAACTTAAAACATAACATCCATCAGCCTTACGTTGGTAGGTCTGCTTTTGCCCACAAAGGTGGTGTGCATGTAAGTGCGATACTCAAAAATTCCAGGACTTACGAGCATATCGAACCAGAATTGGTGGGGAACAAGCAAAGAGTACTTATATCTGATCTTTCTGGTAAGAGCAACCTTATTTATAAGGCAAGAGATTTTGGTTTGGAAATAGATCAAAACGACCCAAATCTCAACACTATTCTGGAAAAATTAAAAGAGCTTGAAAATAAAGGGTTCCAGTTTGAAGGAGCTGAGGCATCATTTGAATTGCTAGTGAGAAAAGGGCTTGGAAACTTCAGGAAGTTTTTTGATCTTTTGAGTTTCCGTGTTATCGATGAAAAAAGAAGTGCTCTTGAGCCACCTTTTGCTGAGGCCACTGTGATGCTTATGGTGGGTGGTGAAATTGAACATACAGCTGCAATTGGAAATGGCCCCGTAAATGCCCTTGATCTTGCTTTGAGAAAGGCTCTGGAAAAGTTTTACCCATCCCTTAAAACTATGGAGCTTGTGGACTTTAAGGTAAGGATACTTTCCGGGAAAGATGGAACCAAGGCTGTCACGAGAGTGTTAATAGAGTCCAAGGATGAAAAGGATATCTGGGGAACAGTGGGGGTTGCCCACAACATAATAGACGCCAGCTATCAGGCTTTGGTGGATTCTATTGAATATAAGCTTTTTAAAGATGCTTACAAATAGTGATATTTAAGTGTAGTTTTTAAATTTTAAAGAAAGGCGGGTTACCCCGCCTTTTTTATTTCTCTTCTATTATGTCAAGCTTTATGCTGAGTTCTTTTAACTGTTTTGCATCCACCTTGTTTGGGGCATCACTCATAAGACATGTGGCTTTCTGGGTTTTTGGGAAAGCTATAACATCCCTGATGGAATCCGCACCGGCCAAAATAGATGCTATCCTGTCCACTCCAAAAGCAATACCACCGTGGGGAGGGGTGCCATATCTCAGTGCTTCAATGAAAAACCCAAATTTTAGATCGCATTCCTCTTTTGTAAGTCCTAATATATTAAACATCTTCTCCTGAATATCGCTTCTATGGATCCTGATACTTCCTCCGCCTATTTCAGATCCGTTAAGTACCAGGTCATAGGCTTTTGCCCTTATCTTGAGAGGATCGGTGTCGAAGAGGGGGATATCTTCGTCCACAGGTGCCGTAAATGGGTGATGCACTGCAGCATATCTTTTTTCCTCTTTGTCCCATTCCAGAAGCGGGAAGTCGATA is part of the Calditerrivibrio nitroreducens DSM 19672 genome and harbors:
- a CDS encoding ABC transporter permease, with translation MVKRNKLFITGISIIIFFSIVAIFAPIIAPYDPSEIDLMNILNPPSLKNLFGTDELGRDVFSRVVYGTRISLSVGFISVGISVFIGTIVGLFSGYFKGFTDLILMKIVDIALCFPTFFLILAVIAFLKPSIYNIMIVIGITSWMGVARMVRAETMSITERDYITAAKVAGLKKRVILFKHILPNVASPILVSATLGVASSILVESALSFLGLGVQPPTPSWGNIITSGKENIMFAWWLSFFPGICILLAVLGFNLTGEGLRDILDPKSQE
- a CDS encoding ABC transporter permease, encoding MLTYIVKRLLEMIPMLIGITLISFIVVNLAPGNPAQFLSSMNPKISETAYQKFINMYQLDKPVLERYWIWLKKLSRLDFGNSFASDQKPVLTKIAERLPVTLYLNLVSMILVIIISIPIGVLSAVYRNSLFDKITTVIVYIGFAIPTFWLAILCAYYFGVIKGWLPISGLTSYEFEDFSTLEKIYDVIWHSILPVGISVFGGIAGLSRFIKSSMMDAINEDYITAAYARGLGKNTVIFKHALRNALLPVITILGLSIPGLIGGSVIFESVFSIPGMGQLFYQAVMMRDYPVIMGILVIGSFLTLLGNLIADISYAIADPRIRYGKKK
- a CDS encoding peptide-binding protein encodes the protein MLKKLGILILIASTLILGCGKEREDAVKRKTDSAKFGDSIIEGSIGEPSNLIPILATDSSSHAIAGLIYNGLLKYDKNLNLTGDLAYKWEVSDDKKVITFHLRKGVKWHDGTEFTSKDVKFTYETIVDNNTPTAYDSDFRIIDKVETPDDYTIKVYYKTAYAPALSSWTIGILPYHKLKGVTITKSELQRSPIGTGPYKFKEWKAGHSVTLEAYDNYYEGRPNLDRYTMKIIPDTSTMFLELLNKNIDLMGLSPLQFAKQTSNPRFVSDYNKYSYLSNSYTYIGYNLKHRFLQDKRVRQALSYATPKEDIIKGVLFGLGIPADGPFKPGTIWYTDNVTKYNYDLEKAKLLLKEAGFEDKNKDGIVEKDGVPFIITITTNQGNTTRSSIAEIIQHTWKKIGIKVEIRILEWATFITEYIDKRNFDVVILGWTIPMEPDPYDVWHSSRCGGKNLNFICYQNKEVDKLIEEGRLEFDVQKRLKIYHKISQILAEDQPYTFLFYPKALIALHKRFKNVEEAPAGIMHNFIDWYVEKDQRRYKLTR
- the secG gene encoding preprotein translocase subunit SecG, producing the protein MYAIVLGFHIFFTILLILAILIQSGKGSSLKEAFGGGSSDMFGPGTPENIMTKITTILVILFFTTSITLTIMSSSGKAGSSIVNKLQDTPVKTIPQNKPVVPTESK
- a CDS encoding CBS domain-containing protein, encoding MKVKEIMKTNVITAHEDESIREVTLRLREKKITGVPVLNDNGEVVGVFSETDLLNRLPDILNDADKIPLVDVKELTDPPVKTVMSSPAITVTPDTDIKDVAKIFLYKYIHRVPVLEGDKLVGIVSLGDLLKAFSES